From the genome of Diorhabda carinulata isolate Delta chromosome 2, icDioCari1.1, whole genome shotgun sequence:
AAAGCTAATATCTATATATGCTACGTTACACCCCACCTAGGTAGGTAGGGTGTATCATGTATGTACGACAACCCTGCATCACACATATTTGCAGCCTCTCAGAGTCGATCGTAAgtagtctaaaaatattgaggtagaTCGCCAGCAGTTCAAGTTTGAGCACCCCTGCCGTAAAGGATGTACCGGCACTTGTAAAAATTCGGGATTGAATAGATGAcgtaaaaaatgttaatatatgaaaaatatttctcatattacacctcatttctgagttatagtccttaaaatttgcaaaatcagaacttttatttaaatatattttctaaattacacATTACAACATTTTGGATTTGTTTCTATtacaagtaaaattatttttttacgtatatttttacataatattgTATATCATTTTGTAGcctattaaataaattataatatcaatTGATATCTGAAGGCAAAAAGCgactcatgcccaatggttttaacaaaaaagaactctttgtttaactcaaTAAAATTCATGGTTTTTATATGATTGTACATGccaagaaaaccgttcgccataaagaaacattctgaagaaaattatcataaattttaattatttattgaaaaagttcacagtaggtattaaaacacaaccaaacatttataatttaagtgcattttatcataatattacCTACATAAAGACAGGGCCTGATTAAGCCAGTGGCTTGGGGGAGGCATAGCCCTGTGTCCCAGCTCCAAGAGAGCCCcgtcatttgaaaaaaattctataaggGCATTAATTTCCgaacatttgaatatttttattcagatCATGATCATATTAATCTATTCATAAATTGCAAAAAGTCCTATAGTGAACTATATCAGTAAATATATTCATGTGGTATGCTTCTAGTAcaaaaaatgaaggaaattgGCAACAGACTCTTAGAACTAAATGGAGGTGATAGCAAAGATGCAAGATTAGGTTTTCATTGCCCTCCTTATAACACAGTAGATCATTTACATCTCCATGTAATATCGCCCGTTTCTGAAATGGAACCTTATTATCAACAAGTTTTTCAACCGCATTTGTTATGTTTCCTGTTGGTAAGATAAGTATAGGTCAAATTCTCCCTCACTAATCCTATCATATACAGTTATAGTATTAAAGGTCAGATAACTaatagtttgaatttaattaataaatgtcAGTtcagtaaattttaataatgaaaattcgtTTTGGATTAATTAgaatgtattaatttttgttgaatgaTACTAAacttcatattatattttaggTAGATGATGTTCTGAAAAAATTAACCaagtaaataatcaaatttacaatttaagGACAGCCAACTTATAAAATAACTACTTCTATGTTCATACATCTTGTATTtgatatgttatttttattaataatataaataaacattgaaatacattatttaacaaaacttcacaaattattaataatgtcaCTTGTTATATGTATTTCTTATTGACAGCATCATAGAATAGCACACACACAGAATATACCCTAAGTATGTTTTCTTCAGCACACATGTAACTATGTTATGATTGATCAATACATTCCTAAACACAACATTATAATATCTTACTACggttttaaataatttcgattcataaaaaaatgattccCCTCAGGAAAATCTCAGTTTAATCCGAAATTATAAGAGATCTAAATCAAGCCATTCCGATATATGATTAAATAGTGGGCGCGTTGAGTAGTTACCGGATCCCGTACAGTGTTAAATTTTTCTGTGATTTTGTTGGTCATACTTTAAATTTCCAATTGACATGTTGACAAGACCAATGATTATCACATGTCAGTGAGTTAGAACTGATCAACAATAAAGTTGAAAATGTTTCATGATTGAATTATTCGGTAGATCCTAAAAAGATAtctaaaattcaatatttttacaacAATGCAACATCAATATTGGGTAACTAAGAAGAGTGTTCTAAGAAAATTAGGTGGAAAGGAAGATGAATGCATCGTATCGTCTGATGCCGAACTGGACGCTAAATTGGaattattcaaatcaattaATGAAAGTTGTGCACAGTTACAACGTGTTATCGACCTATATCAAGAAAGATTATGTTATTTAGCACAAGAGGAAAATATTCTTGGAAGGTATGAATTTCTGAATGCATATGATAAAATGGAATATGGGGCCTATTTCTTGCTATGACTGGGTTGATAAATGATACAATTAAATGTTTAAGTCTAAGAAATTCGGATAAAGTTGTTATCCTTTGAGagttacaaatttttatgattaaatgattatatgtttagaaaatatatttattatttgttcatAGCAATATTAATTGAAACATTCTAAGATGttctaataatgaaaataactttCTCAGTGAATTAAGTAGATGGAATGTTCAGTAACGTGTACAAATCAACTATaagtaattatcaaaataaaaaaaataagaattgggAGAATATAACTATATAGAatcttttattcaaaaatatggaattttccaattttcagaaATCAGTTGGGATACCTAAGGAAAACCTACACCAAATGCACTATTcgtttattattcttttatgggtataataatgattgcataaaatttggatattttccATGAATTCTTAAACCTCTATATTTAAATACATCCCATAGTTGATGACACAAATTTGCACTTCATTAAAAATGTGATTGGTTTTTGAGAGGTGCATTATTAAGAAACAGTTTTCTCTGCTACATAGTCCATATAGTATTATCTATAATTACAAATCATTCAACATAAATATGCCAATGTCCAAAAATGTAGACCTGGAGATGACcttgcttttaaaaatatgttgcaGCACCGAGTGAATTTCAAAGTCTGATACCACTGCTTTGGGCTTAAGGTAGTGTGTTTTTCCATATCTTGATGTTtacaaattgttgaaattttttattttcattgccaaCTATGATAGAATCTAGTTGAAATGCTGCAGTAGAACTCATCATTTTTGttactgttttgtttttgtcttGTAGTTCCAGATTTCATGCGATGTTTTTCAGTAAAATCTGATTAAACTGCTTAATCACATTGCAAGGCAAAATAATGCGATTGCTGATAATCATAACCCTGTCATTACAGAATCCCCTTCAATTGTTATTGATAGAAAGGTCTAATATATGCTCTAAGTTctgtgaatatatcaaaatccctagttttttctttcaataatatcATACTTAATAATTCTCCATTCACCAAAAAATCTTCAAAGACCATCTGAATAAAAGTAAGTAATTGTTTAGTATCAGTGATATCTATTGACTCGTGAAGTTGTAAAGAAAACACAGTGGAAGATATATTGTTGTAGCTGTTTGTTTATGTTTTCACTTATTGTTTCTACACGGCACATCACAGTACTTCTTCTTCCCCCTTAGTTCATAAAAGAGAGCTATATTGCATAGCGTGATGGAATGGTCCATGAAAAATGATACAAGATAATGCATGCTATAGTTGGTAATTACTTTGCACAGTCTATTCTAcacatttacattttttgtcttACCATGATGGACCAGGCTGTTAGTCGGGATCAACTATTGCAATCAACTGGTTGGCCACCTctgatttaaaatgttttaatttatctttCTACCAGTggcttataaaaatataacaaataatttggaCAGATTTTTTAGTGATGTCAATTCTCAATATGGAAagttaataaaatgaattttgactatatgataatattaatttttgcagATACTTACGAGACtgtggaaaaaatgaaaaaaatgcatcAGCAGGACAGATCATGTCTACTTCAGGGAAAGCCCTGGCATATACTGGACATCAAAGACTCACCATTAGACCCTCCTTAGTGAGATTACATCATGAACTTGAAACATTTCGAAATAGAGCCATTACAGATACAAGGGCTACAATAGCAGAAATGGAGAAAGCTAGGACCGAATATAGAGCAGCACTAAGTTGGATGAAATCTGTATCATCAGAATTAGATCCTGACACAGGACATGGCTTAGAAAAATTCAGAAAAGCTCAGTcttatgttaaaaaatcaaaaacaaaatttgataggTTAACCCTTGCTTGTTTGCAAAAAGTAGATCTACTTGCAGCTGCAAGATGCAATATGTTTTCACATAGCTTAGTTCCATACCAAAGTGCAAttgtaaatttttctacaaagtCATCAGAAACTTTAAGTACAGCTGCAACTAAATTGGACACAGTGCAACCTTCGGATACTTCAACCATTATGGAGTTATTTAATCCTTCTGAGGTAGATAAATCCAAAAAGACATTCTTCAACTCGGATTATACTGATGAACCACCATTAAATCAAACGACGAAAGATGAAGGATCTGATTCAAACGTGAAGTAAGTATAGATCATACCTTGagtactttaaaaataaatattgaatcatTTGTTGACTAACTTTCTCAAAATTGCATTTAAAGGTAATATAGTTAGGTTTAGCACCATCTTTCTTCATTTATCTTCAATATATGGCATTAAAAGTTATTAGGATTAATTAAAGTTTCTTATCCATAATGTTATGTTTTCTGTACTGTTATTCACAATTGTCATTAGGATAAAAAATCTGATGACATAAATGCTCATACCGAATACACTGTCTACAGTACCAATACACCAACACACAACTACATTGTTTGAAACTCGTTTTGATAACCTAGTTATCTTCTTCAGGGACTGAAGTTAAACAATTACCTTCAGtctattctatatatatatatatatatatatatatatatatatatatatatcatgttaatttaaaatgagtaaaataaatataaatgaaacatATCAAATTGATATACTTCTAATGAGCATTTATGGCTAAATAGGAATATTTGGAACCTCTGATGATATtaatactgaatatactgtccTCAATCAATCTCAATTTAGCCATAAATTCTCTTTAGCAGTTGGTCAATTAGATAAGGTTTAGGTTGAAATTAAATGCAGCTCAATTCAGTGtagataatatatattttgaggCAGTCTATCATCCcataactgtt
Proteins encoded in this window:
- the LOC130890944 gene encoding islet cell autoantigen 1 — its product is MQHQYWVTKKSVLRKLGGKEDECIVSSDAELDAKLELFKSINESCAQLQRVIDLYQERLCYLAQEENILGRYLRDCGKNEKNASAGQIMSTSGKALAYTGHQRLTIRPSLVRLHHELETFRNRAITDTRATIAEMEKARTEYRAALSWMKSVSSELDPDTGHGLEKFRKAQSYVKKSKTKFDRLTLACLQKVDLLAAARCNMFSHSLVPYQSAIVNFSTKSSETLSTAATKLDTVQPSDTSTIMELFNPSEVDKSKKTFFNSDYTDEPPLNQTTKDEGSDSNVKNEESRVGDTADLLNAAFLIDSPTEQAPTADNADKKPSSDLLDLNWSSNTDFMAGDFMPSKLMQEDFFNIPMATSKKEENVQDLNNISNKTLQNNMTSENKVSWLSLFAELDPLANPALENNSATSDKV
- the LOC130890942 gene encoding adenosine 5'-monophosphoramidase HINT3-like isoform X2; this encodes MSSDQNCIFCKIVCGEAPSEILFQNDEIIVFKDIKPASKHHYLVVPKNHIINVNHLVTKEDKLLVQKMKEIGNRLLELNGGDSKDARLGFHCPPYNTVDHLHLHVISPVSEMEPYYQQVFQPHLLCFLLVDDVLKKLTK